The sequence gtgtgtgtgtgtgtgtgtgtgtgtgtgtgtgtgtgtgtgtgtgtgtgtgtgtgtgtgtgtgtgtgtgtgtgtgtgtgtgtgtgtgtgtgtgtgtgcgcgtgcgcgtgcgtgtaccACCTTGCCTTGGTACCTTTCTGAACACCTTCCGGTAAAAGGTGAAACAGTATGAGGAAGGAAATAACTAGAGAAGAATCCAACCCAACAAGATTATTGATTTAACAAAGAGATAATGGAGGGAATAGCCCGGCCTAATGAAGAAACATAACCCATTATAAATGATAACATTACATCACTGTCTGCTCTACTTTACTGGTGTATATAACCTTTAATGCTATTTTCCATTTGGGTTGAATTATAATCGTTGTCGTGTAGTTCATGTCTGCTTCTGAATAATGAATGGCAATCAAATTGTGCTTTTATGTCAACAAGTATGGAAGTATGGTGTTTCTgtgggtttgtgcgtgttttgtgtgtgcgcgactgcgcgtgtgtgtctgtgtgtgtgtgtgtgtctgtgcgtgtggtcCCTAAAAGGTCCACATGAAGACTAAAGACCATATGATCAGGGCTCAATATATATTGTCAACATATATTGAGCTCTCCGTCTGACTCCACATTACTGGGTGGAGTCATGGGACAGCAGCCTATAGGAGGCTAGTCTTAGAGGAGTACAAACAGGGAAGGgaactggtccaactggttggttcaCAGCAACATTACCTTGCTATGAGTCGGTTTGGTGTGACTCACTTCATTACAGCAGGAAGAAGACTAAGGTACTGTACTCAACTCTGATCCCTGATACATCATAAATGTTATTCACTCATCACTTAATCACTTATATATCATCAATAGGAAGATTGCTATTTTTATGCATACATCTACTGctaaacattattattaaatatgtcAAGTAAATGAACAAATGTTTAAACTGTAGTGTCCGTCACTGTTATGAAGTTAATCGGTCACACTACTGTTGGCAGAAAGAATTAAACTTTAATTTTCTTATTAGAAAATGTAGCCGATTCTAAAAATATAGTTATATATGCATTGTTATgttgttaatattattattatgagtatTATTATGATTACGAGATGCGGAGAATACATTATACAGTTGTAATTGGTTGTATACAGTTGTATACATTATACATCTTGGTTAGTGAAGGTGTTTAAAGATCATGTTGTTCTGGTTCTAGTTCTCTGTGGGCCTTTATCACAGCTCTGGTTGTAATGTCATATGACAcgaggaagtccatatatggtCCTGCCTTCAGAGCGGTTTAACCAGCACAGGGAACAGTTGGTATGATTTCCGCATTGTGAACTTGATTTTGATCAGACACATTTGAAGCCCTTAGAGACCTTCTGAGTGGAATGATGAATAGTTGTTAAAGTTATTAATTAATAGTTATTAAATAGTTATTGGAAACATCTGGGCAGCATCTCCACAGCTTTGCTCTTATTGAGAGTGAGAGGGTCTACTGCATCTACATCTTGGAATGACCACCCTGCCTCTCGTCCACAATAAAGAGACAGCAGCCCCCCAAAAGCAGCTTACATAAAGCAGAGAGTAAACCAACGCTGAATTGCCGTAGAAACAATacagagttgtgtttgtgtccaggtctccagtctactattttgtgtccaggtctcctcCACAATatgtaattgtgtttgtgtccaggtctccagtctactatggatgaggagagagaggagggggctcctacctctaaaaccactctgtctggggaacatggccgccagagtaaagctaagaggtaagaagaggatctctctgtctgtgactgttgtccttctcagagctcagcactgatatctcatgactccatcatcagtcttagtaaaagctgtgtgtgtgtgtgttgtgttgaagcccagagcagcgggagagagcagactcccctggacccagctgtgtctccatgaagagtgactggtctatggatGATCCTCCTAACTTtagagatggaaatcagtctattaagaagaggtgaggatttatcagatattatacaaCTATATCTATCAGACATCCTTTAATCctggttctttttttttctataagagtccagaaggagagagcggactcccctggacccagcggTGTCTCCTTGAAGAGCAACTGGTCTATGGATGATCCTCCTGGACTAAAAGATGGatgcccctccagagaggagaggtaggagtttccaACAAACTAGTAGTTTTACTAACTGATGTTTACAATTCAGgaaatatttttattaaaaagatactgtgtgtgtgtgtgtgtatgtgtgtgtgtgtgtgtgtgtgtgtatgtgtgtgtgcgcgttctcTCCGCAGGCGACCccaggagaggtcaaaggttaccagtgctcagtctgtacagcagaatcaagcagagctgatcaaggtgtgtaaatgaaacaagacatttgacttCAGCTCTAGACAGGGTTGacctaaggggggggggggggtagtagtCTATAtattccacctctctctctttattgcatGGTTCAGTCTTGCGTGGAACCAGTTTTCAGCACAGAGTCTTCCACTCGGTGCGCTTACAAGCAGAACAGACGGAGAACAGACTGTCAGTAGTTTGACATGTCGTCGTTGAGCTGGAAGTCGGGGTATCAGAAACAGAAacctgagagggaggaaaaggtcACCCagtttatacaaataaaggtttttatttattcaccttCCTGTGGTGCCCATTATCACGGAGCTACCTAGTGAATCATATAATCTTATATCAATCAAATAGTTCTTCATCAAACATGAAATTCATGAATATGAATCATTGATTGAGGTAGACAGGTGGATGAACCGGGAAACTGTTTACTGAGGCCTACACACATTTTCTTCTACTTAGGTAGGTCTGAATACTGACCCCTAGTGGTGAAAGGTAATGGCAGAGTATGAAGACAGTTTGTGTCTTTCCTGTCCCATTTTACTGAGGTGTTTAGAGCCAGTGTAACATTACTGGCATGTGACAAACTTTGGGAACAAATTTACCAAAATGTAAAACACCACTGAATTTCATGAATTTCTCAAGAGGAAAGCCTTTTGCCAGAACAGCAACAGTAATGAGAGATGCCACTCATTTACCTCTGACATTCATACATCAATGGTCAATGACAGCAGGCCAAGTATTGGGTAATTAGCAGTACGCTACACTAGAGCTAGTCTATCAATCTATGGGTGGTCAAATGGATTTTCTAGGCTGGTGGGTGGTCTAGGTTTGATGCCCAATATATTCTTTGATAAGGCCCACAATCTCTAGCGGTACCCCTGGCTCTACATGGGCAATAAAAGCATCTCTTGTGGAGCTAATAGTCTCCAGTTTTCCCTCTTTAGACCAGGGAGACCTACATCTaggacagatgcttctgatgtcctcagttagttcaaagtaaagttctccttgatgtttgttctgttccagagggctgaggagaatgcacacgcttttctagacaaggagctgaagaagctctggagggatctcttctcagattacccacaatgctcagagagtcagagggaggacgaggaggaggatggtaagaacgaggagcagaggaggcgcgccatagagggagtggtagacatcacaaagctctgcctgatggagatgaaccaggaggaactggccgacaaGCTGGGGAGTGGTAAGATACTCATAtataggttaaatggtttgatccagatatgtcaggttattgtgggggtatcaggttgaatggtttgatccagatatgtagggtcattgtgggggtatcaggttgaatggtttgatccagatatgtagggttattgtgggcgtatcaggttaaagaatgttaaacgTTAAACTGCTGATCAACAACAGAATAACTACGTGGAAGTGATGCACcactatcttgttatatcagGTTAGAAAGTCATTGATACCCCTGATACTTAACAACAATAACACTGCTAATAAAGTTATAAGATCCCTATAAAGTAGAACTTTCAGTACTTTTTTCTGTACACCAGTAATATTGCTTTTAAATATCAATGGTATGTTTCTGCTGGTTTGTGATTTAGGAGCTGTTGCGGTCCAGTGGCAACATGAACTCAAGGCTCATCTGAAGAAGAAGTTCtactgtgtgtttgagggaatcgctagagcaggagagcagagacctctgaatgagatctacacagagctcttcatcacacggagaggcagtggagaggtcaacatggaacatgaggtcagactgattgaaaaggCATCCAGGAAAACTGCTAATgaggaaacaccaatcagatgtgaagACCTCTTTAAACCTTTACCTGGACAAgataaaccaatcagaacaatgaTGACAAccggagtggccggcattggtaaaactctcttaacacacaagttcactctggactgggccgaaggcaaagccaaccacgacatagacttcacatttctcctcactttcagagagctgaatttactgaaagggaaagagtttagcttacTGAAACTTCTTCATCAGTTTTCTGTTGAAACCAAAGAATCAGGAATCTACAGATACGACCATGACCAAgtagtcttcatcttggatggtctggatgagtgtcgacttcctctggacttccagaacaacccgatctggactgatgtcaccgAGCCGACCtcagtggacgtgctgctgacaaacatcatcaggggagtcctgcttccctctgcccgcatctggataaccacacgccctgccgcagccaatcagatccctgctgagtgtgttgacatggtgaccgaggtgagagggttcaccgacccacagaaggaggagtacttcaggaagagatttaGAGAGGGGACAATGGCCACCACAATCATCTCTCACGTCAAGAAATCtcaaagcctccacatcatgtgtcacatcccagtcttctgttggatcactgctacagttctagtggacttcttcaaaacatcccagagaggagaagaggtgcccaagaccgtgactcagatgtacagccacttcctgagggttcagtccatacagggggacaggaagtatcatgggCGAGCTGAAACCGATCCACAATGGAGTtcggagagcagggagatcattgtttctctggggaaactggcttttaaccagctggagaaaggccagCTGATCTTCTACGAGCCAGACttggcagagtgtgacatcgatatcagagcagcctcagtgtactcaggagtgttcacccagatctttaaagaggagtgtggacTGCACCAGGACAGgatgttctgctttgtccatctgagcatccaggagtttctggctgccctttatgtctttctgtcctacATCAACACTGGTTTCAAcctgctctcagaagaacatCCAACCTCCAGGGAagctgaactcctcctcctctaccagagtgctgtggacaaggccttacagagcgAGAACGggcacctggacttgttcctccgcttcctcctgggcctctctctagaGAGCAATCAGATGCTCCTACAAGGTCTGCTGGAACCAAGAGGAAGTAAATTACTGGGCAATCTAACTAAAAAAGATCCACCGGgacagacaggaaggaggtcacaAATCAATACCCAAATAGTCcattacatcaaggagaagataggtggagatctctctcaagagagaagcatcaatctgttccactgtctgaatgagctgaatgaCAGTTCTCTggtggaggagatccaacagtacctgacatcaggaagacTCTCCACtgaatctctctcctctgctcagtggtcagctctggtcttcatcgtactgacatcagaagagcagctggacgtgttttacctgaagaaatactctgcttctgACGAGGGTCTTCTGGGGCTGCTGCCAttggtcaaagcctccaaaacatctctgtaggttcaatCATAACATGTATTAACAATACAACACTATACATAATAATAGAATATAAAAGTTATGGTAAATTACAAAACATCTCTGACGGTGCACTAAGAACATGTATTGCAATGCACACTACACAATATACATGATACTAGAATACaaaagttataataacatacaaCGTGTATCTCTAGGCATACTTATAACATGTTTTACGatacacactatatatataattccaTAAAAGTAATATTATGTTCGTTTTCAGAACTACAAAACAACTGTTATAGCATTTTTGTCAGTATCAACATTGTAAATCGAATATGTAACTACCATTTAAAGATCTAATTTATAATCATTTGTTTAACCATCAGAAAAGTCTTATAAAACCATTAATCACGGTTCTCAACATGTTCTGTTTTTTGTGTGAAGCTTGAATGGCTGtcagctgtcagagagatgctgcaaagctctggcctcagttctcagctccaactcctgtagtctgagagagctggagctgAGTTCCAATCGTCTaaaggattcaggagtgaagctgctctctgctggactggggagtccacactgtacactggaaactctcaggtcagttttactcccagtgcaaacagttacaccacaaggtcCCGTTTTAGAAGACTTAACTACTGCCCCTGGTTTGAGAATCATACCTAAATGACGTCAAACTATATCAGATAATAACTCAATACCTTTGATGACCACATGTATTACgcctgatttccaccggggacTTACGCGCTGCGGAACGactgcgccgcggaacggctgcgatttctgccctgcgtccatttccaccgggcgcgtaacggcagcgtagcgctgccttgcgagccagccgtgcTCACgtgagatcacgcgataattctaaacctaatgtactcaccttccactcccaaaactactgcaattaaatgccaggctttgtcctttctgacattgtccttataaaaaggatgatttatttcataaattattttacgttggactctcgtctcttgtatttccacaacgagactgtcgtgggggttatctcagccatggttgagaatgaattgggggaaaggaactttggctttgcctccctcaagaacatgaaccacgacttGGAGgcgaaagggattgttggcggcgaatgtctcctgcttgagccccgcttcccgctgccgagggaccaccgcctcggcgttGCCCGCTgacaaccgcggtcaacaaccgcggtcaacaatccctttctcctccatgtcgtggttcagtgtTCTTCTGATTGATgcggacgtggaagaaccagagacgtcggagaacccgacgcggtcgtttgagattcataatatcgtatGGAGGCttacacagcttttggctgtgataataaatataatatgatatagatatctttctatgatatgatattatttagatatagagctccaggactcccgtgtgttctagaatatttacagaacacggctaaaggctgtgtgcccctcgccattgcgatgcagccaccgtaaacagagcgtatggtactgtggctgcaagctgctcagggccacacccccaccctcctccttgacccgcttcgctcctcctcatttgcattatagctacagacaccaaaacagcgatttgggggaagctcaatgtgcaactGGCTCGGAggggctgtaactctgcaccacggctgaatttcgggaacgtctttgaatactgtgttagtggcccactaatacctacattaaagcatccataaaatagcatgtcatgggacctttaaagatcccagggcacttatcgcaaaaAGAGtagctcattcaatctggccccctattcatcccctcactctccacctcaagctggtgtgtaatGTATTGATTGAAATTCTTTATTGACGCATGCACAAACGTAAGCATACAAATGAACAGGTCAAAAGGATAACACATGAAAGACCGTGGGCTTATTTCCATTGCGGTCCCTTGGTAGTGTAAGCATGTATATaggtgtatgttagtgtgtgtgttaaaggtaATGCACATGACATTGCGGTCAACAAAGTAAAATATGACATTCTAATCACACATTCACAATTCACGTGTGGTGAGTGTTCTggcgccgattggctgccgtgcatcacccatgTGGATGCTACACATtcgtggtggttagtgaggtccccccttcactgtaaagccctatatgaagtcaatgtaaggtgacttgaaaagcgctatatgaatGTATAGTTAATTTCAAGTtcataaatgtataattttcATAGGAAAAACTCAACAATTTCTTTTTTGTTGCCATGACTTTATAAGGTCATTGCTACGTCATCATTTTTTACAGATATACTTTATATAAATTTTATCTTCAGAACTTCAATTGAAGACATAAAATACAGAACAAGGTCAAACAATTTAAGatgtagaaatacagaacaatatgttgaaatacagagcaacataaaacaatttaatatgaataaatacagaACAACATAAAACTATTGATTATGTAGAAATATGGAGCAACATAATAAGATTGAATATGTAGaaatagaacaaaataaaactatTGAATATGTGGAAATAAAAGCAACATAATTGAATATGTTGACATACAGGACAACATAAATTAACATGTCGAAATACAGAACATAAAACGATTGAATATGTAGAAATAAAAGCAACATGATTGAATATTTAGAAATAAAAGCAACATGATTGAATATGTTGACATACAGGACAACATGTATTAGTATGTCGAAATACAGAACATAAAACGATTGAATATGTAGGAATGCATAAACATAAAACGATTGAATATGTAGAAAGACAGAACAATATGAATCTATTTAATATGTAGGAATACAGAATAAGATCAAAGGTTTGAATATGTAGAGAAGCAAAGCCCCAGAGGGGTTTCATAGTCGTCCTTGTTTTGAAGCCCGGTAAAAGTGTCTGAAGCCAGGAAGGGCAAGTGCCCTTGGTGTTTTAGGTTTTTGTAAATGAGCTTAAGCACATTCATGATGATTGATCAAAAtaaaaggttgaattaatgaatCAATAGTCTCACAGAAGGAGGCATTGGGATTGATAGAGCGCTGAAGGCCCTCCTTGGCTCCACAGCCCTCTGCTTCGTTAGGTCTGACTCTGTTCACACAGAGTTCAGGATCCCTACGGCCATCAGGGGACTGCTGAAGGAAGTTTGAATGTCCAGTCATCTCCTTGAGCTCACTCCCTGATCCCTGATAGCAGCGAGGAGAGCGGAGGCGCTAGCATCCCTGGACGTCCTCCCCTCCAGTATGGGCCCCATGGCAGCCCTGTGCTGTTCGTTAGCTACACCATGTTTCTCCTGTGAACTAGTTGGATCTTTTAAGCTCTTTTAATCTCACTTCCTAACATGTTCTTTTTATTGTGTGCAGGCTGAATTCCTGTGATCTGTCAGAGGactgctgtgaagctctggcctcagctctcagctccaactcctctagtctgagagagctggacctgagttccaatgatctgaaggattcaggagtgaagctgctctctgctgcactggggagtccacactgtacactggaaactctcaggtcagttttacttaACGTGCAAACAGTTCCATATCAGGAGATTATTAAAAAACGACTACTTGCCCCTGGTTTGAGGATCATCCTAAATGCCGTCTAAATATATATTCTAATAACTCAGTACCTTTGCTGACCACGTTTATCAGGGTGGTGCCATTGGACATATTACACCTTGTTGTTTATGTGGgaaaatgaaaagttgaaaaGTTATCCAAGAGTTGCCATTGCATCTTTTCAATTATCTACGCAAAGTATAATAATAGTTCCCTCCCACAATCTCCTGTTAACGGGAGAGTGGGGTTAAACGAATGAAGTCACAGTATTTGCATCAATCAAAGGTTATAGGTCTACCtagaattattatattttggCGAGCAGCACAGGAATGACCCAACGGGAGACCCGGTTTAAAGCAGTTACACAATACACCACACGACCCGAGAgttgcctttatttatttttaatatttcttAAATTGTTTGACGTGTAAAAAAGTATAACATAACAAAGACTTCATACgcatacaaaaaatataaattcttGAGTTGTTCCAatgaaaattatatttttgcGATCGCGGCCGTGGTCACCGTGTCCGGGTGCCGCAAAGGATCCTGGGAGGCCCGGGGGGAGTGTCACCGCCACCAAGGGATCTTGGCTAACGAGggctccaggggtgctcgtagggtgctaagagcatcgttactatagcctcagtggagtCACCTGCTGGACATtcagtggtattggatgtgttttattaaaacacatccaataccacggaatgtaCAGCTGGCACCATTTCGCAATACCTCctaaacagtggttaccgccaaTATATTACTAATAGACTACTGTAAGATTTAAAAAGCAAAGACCGAGAcagagtcaacaacaacataatttattgcagcaatttaaaattccaaaaataaatgcgcagccgaaatgtaccgatcaaacgccacgtccCAAGGCAACCCtctcacaaggcatataataaaatcaaatgattccattgctcttgtgtgggaggtcgctttcgagctgcactttctgtctccctctgattttaatttaaCCTTGTGGTTGGTCCTCGTATTGATTAATGGCAGAAGACATACTGTAAACGAATCATGCTGATACCAGCGGGTGtcggagaatttctgcaggcgttttttgttgcgattgtttgccataaagcactgtaggtgcttcggtgaggctgtgttgAAGTTCATTATTAATTGGACcgtgtctagacagtaacgaacatccctgacaTTAGTGGAGTGCACAATCGAGAGCGTGGTTTCTGCAGTGAAATTAGGCTGCTGCGGGAAACTGTGCTGCGATGCGTGCCTGAATGCTGCGCACTTTCCCGCTTACATTACCAGCACCATCATAAGGGTTATTTACACTGTCAAATATGCCgtcttatgcacgcctttttcATGGCAGAATCCACGCGTTAATGCTACCCGAGGTAAATTAACTGCTTGAGCTAGTGCCCCAATTTAGTTAATTtagtcagcaaaataaagaatatgttggcgtttttgcacttgtaaatagttaatcgcgtttgtagcccaCACTGACGTGAACTCATTTTTGCATGCGGGTGACTtcattcatgaaaaaaataaaatatctgggagtatgcaaattattctaaagaggtctaaactctgtgcgcagccccgccttctccagtgaaccaagaaagcccgcgctgtgacgaacgggggatttgaccccctcagttttacacaggaaacttgagataagacggtgaaatcgccgggcatgccaagctgcgaccgaaccggcatGGCAGCGTAAAAAGGCCTaaacatcatcctgcccaacaatatgggcaggatctagaccaagctcttctaatcgggtcagcaatagccgtgtgtcaatgcccAGCCTCTGcctttgaatgataatgaatgaatggaacgttgcatttttaatgtttacaccaaagattctagactagagagtgcGCGCCAATCCATGAAACCTTTTaaggaatcagataaagtctgcTCTTTATGTGCTAAGAAATTAGCACATTatgataaatgtagttgtcacacaagctgttttagatttttgtaagatggaattgtttcaggggggaaaatgcctcGAAAACATATATACGCACAGTGCGTTCAAGATTAGGACTGACAAAGCATATGTCAGCCCAGGCCTAATCAAATGGGTTTTAATATCTTCAGTGTACGTATTATTGTattctattcttttcgtaggatACTCTGCTGTATGCCTTGATGGGGACATATttgaaccctttttaaccctATTTTCCTgggacattcctgcgtctccccctcctacagagcccatttcagcactgtgtcagtggacagttacaaGCCTGCAAACGTCGTTAGAGCAATACaggcgcgttcatgttaagaggagtttaaGGAAAGGCTCCGAATAAATTTACGAAGGTTCGCAAGATCCTTCGttagaatgatcgtacgagcttggatccatcgttattgggaaacggggcccaggtttAAAGCAGTTACACAATACACGCAAGACTCAGAGagtggccttttttttttctccgtgATCATAACAATATGATTGAAGGAAGAATAATGTATCATAATTTTTATATAACTATCAGGAAAGAAAAGTTTCTGATAGCTAACTATCAGAAAAGTCGTCTAAAACATTAAATCAGGgttcctaacatgttctgtttatgtgtgtgcaggctgattggctgtcatctgtcagagagatgctgtaaagctctggcctcagttctcagctccaactcctctagtctgagagaactggacctgagtaccaatgatctgcaggattcaggagtgaagctgctctctgctggactggggagtccacactgtacactggaagctctcaggtcagttttactcaatgtgcaaaccTTCAAAGCACAAGGATCTATATTAGAGTACAAAAAAACCTACAATAAAGACATTTAATGTTCAGATTTAAGCCCATAACGTCAAAATTCACACCCCTAAATAATATTTTCTTAGAAGAATAACTCAACATATTGATATCGTTGTTGTCATGAGAGTATAAGTTGAATGTTATATAAGTAC is a genomic window of Gadus chalcogrammus isolate NIFS_2021 chromosome 23, NIFS_Gcha_1.0, whole genome shotgun sequence containing:
- the LOC130377415 gene encoding NLR family CARD domain-containing protein 3-like isoform X2, translated to MDDPPGLKDGCPSREERRPQERSKVTSAQSVQQNQAELIKRAEENAHAFLDKELKKLWRDLFSDYPQCSESQREDEEEDGKNEEQRRRAIEGVVDITKLCLMEMNQEELADKLGSGAVAVQWQHELKAHLKKKFYCVFEGIARAGEQRPLNEIYTELFITRRGSGEVNMEHEVRLIEKASRKTANEETPIRCEDLFKPLPGQDKPIRTMMTTGVAGIGKTLLTHKFTLDWAEGKANHDIDFTFLLTFRELNLLKGKEFSLLKLLHQFSVETKESGIYRYDHDQVVFILDGLDECRLPLDFQNNPIWTDVTEPTSVDVLLTNIIRGVLLPSARIWITTRPAAANQIPAECVDMVTEVRGFTDPQKEEYFRKRFREGTMATTIISHVKKSQSLHIMCHIPVFCWITATVLVDFFKTSQRGEEVPKTVTQMYSHFLRVQSIQGDRKYHGRAETDPQWSSESREIIVSLGKLAFNQLEKGQLIFYEPDLAECDIDIRAASVYSGVFTQIFKEECGLHQDRMFCFVHLSIQEFLAALYVFLSYINTGFNLLSEEHPTSREAELLLLYQSAVDKALQSENGHLDLFLRFLLGLSLESNQMLLQGLLEPRGSKLLGNLTKKDPPGQTGRRSQINTQIVHYIKEKIGGDLSQERSINLFHCLNELNDSSLVEEIQQYLTSGRLSTESLSSAQWSALVFIVLTSEEQLDVFYLKKYSASDEGLLGLLPLVKASKTSLLNGCQLSERCCKALASVLSSNSCSLRELELSSNRLKDSGVKLLSAGLGSPHCTLETLRLIGCHLSERCCKALASVLSSNSSSLRELDLSTNDLQDSGVKLLSAGLGSPHCTLEALRLIGCHLSERCCEALASVLSSNSSSLKELDLSTNDLQDSGVKLLSAGLGSPHCTLETLRLSGCQVTQEGCASLASALSSNPSHLTELDLSYNHPGDSGAALLSAGLEDPRWRLDTLSVEHGGVWRLKPALEKYACELTLDPNTAQRRLSLSEDSKKVTRVKEDQSYPDHPERFDTWGQVLCREGLPGRCYWEVEWGGEVGIGVAYRGMTRRGLGSDGVLGLNNKSWVLVCDDGAGALYTARHNGSGTAIRRRPPHSNRVGVYLDRPAGSLSFYRVSPGGGGSSDTLTHIHTFQASFTQEVLLPGFRLYKSGSSASL
- the LOC130377415 gene encoding NACHT, LRR and PYD domains-containing protein 3-like isoform X1 — encoded protein: MDDPPGLKDGCPSREERRPQERSKVTSAQSVQQNQAELIKRAEENAHAFLDKELKKLWRDLFSDYPQCSESQREDEEEDGKNEEQRRRAIEGVVDITKLCLMEMNQEELADKLGSGAVAVQWQHELKAHLKKKFYCVFEGIARAGEQRPLNEIYTELFITRRGSGEVNMEHEVRLIEKASRKTANEETPIRCEDLFKPLPGQDKPIRTMMTTGVAGIGKTLLTHKFTLDWAEGKANHDIDFTFLLTFRELNLLKGKEFSLLKLLHQFSVETKESGIYRYDHDQVVFILDGLDECRLPLDFQNNPIWTDVTEPTSVDVLLTNIIRGVLLPSARIWITTRPAAANQIPAECVDMVTEVRGFTDPQKEEYFRKRFREGTMATTIISHVKKSQSLHIMCHIPVFCWITATVLVDFFKTSQRGEEVPKTVTQMYSHFLRVQSIQGDRKYHGRAETDPQWSSESREIIVSLGKLAFNQLEKGQLIFYEPDLAECDIDIRAASVYSGVFTQIFKEECGLHQDRMFCFVHLSIQEFLAALYVFLSYINTGFNLLSEEHPTSREAELLLLYQSAVDKALQSENGHLDLFLRFLLGLSLESNQMLLQGLLEPRGSKLLGNLTKKDPPGQTGRRSQINTQIVHYIKEKIGGDLSQERSINLFHCLNELNDSSLVEEIQQYLTSGRLSTESLSSAQWSALVFIVLTSEEQLDVFYLKKYSASDEGLLGLLPLVKASKTSLLNGCQLSERCCKALASVLSSNSCSLRELELSSNRLKDSGVKLLSAGLGSPHCTLETLRLNSCDLSEDCCEALASALSSNSSSLRELDLSSNDLKDSGVKLLSAALGSPHCTLETLRLIGCHLSERCCKALASVLSSNSSSLRELDLSTNDLQDSGVKLLSAGLGSPHCTLEALRLIGCHLSERCCEALASVLSSNSSSLKELDLSTNDLQDSGVKLLSAGLGSPHCTLETLRLSGCQVTQEGCASLASALSSNPSHLTELDLSYNHPGDSGAALLSAGLEDPRWRLDTLSVEHGGVWRLKPALEKYACELTLDPNTAQRRLSLSEDSKKVTRVKEDQSYPDHPERFDTWGQVLCREGLPGRCYWEVEWGGEVGIGVAYRGMTRRGLGSDGVLGLNNKSWVLVCDDGAGALYTARHNGSGTAIRRRPPHSNRVGVYLDRPAGSLSFYRVSPGGGGSSDTLTHIHTFQASFTQEVLLPGFRLYKSGSSASL